From a region of the Spelaeicoccus albus genome:
- a CDS encoding sensor histidine kinase: MSVVSGVRTNSAASAASARVRLAADVMTKIAAEGVVILVAAGTAILLLRATAAHGMHPLQYRADPLLAAATAGLAAVVALLCAVSSRLRAEPGLRVVTYAWGYYALVVMPVSVILEAPGTSPIVPGGAAAGISVFIALLALGLVEPQRQCSADRPIVNRAIAAVALVTFVGLSAGVAANFDSGFTQESLLVVWGVLACAYIARGFRRREPVWHRMGYGIALIAAAHLVLQTGVTIEFAVLRFVGFLVLVGALSLHAREVVTERRAARAEAVMVAAAKERAASEHRHEMRNVLATLACVTTMMTPRPDAAALANDGSINAMIDDELARLRNLLEGMAPSRDKSTARVDAVLSRLVTLRRYSGAPITLDGPSGLEVAVPEAVLTQVVTNLLENCARHAPGAAIYVAAYSEPGGCVVEVTDAGPGINPTAPTSGDGLGLSLSTRIIEAAGGTLQLGAGTRFTTGTTALLHVPLAAAPPQEPAAVASGGGRSL; encoded by the coding sequence ATGAGCGTCGTTAGCGGAGTTCGCACCAACAGTGCTGCAAGTGCGGCGTCCGCACGCGTCAGGCTTGCAGCCGACGTCATGACGAAAATCGCCGCCGAAGGAGTCGTAATCCTGGTTGCGGCTGGGACGGCGATCTTGTTGTTGCGCGCGACCGCGGCCCACGGGATGCATCCGCTGCAGTACCGTGCGGATCCGCTTTTGGCGGCGGCGACCGCGGGATTGGCGGCAGTAGTGGCACTGTTGTGCGCGGTCAGTTCCCGTTTGAGAGCTGAACCGGGGTTGCGCGTAGTGACATATGCCTGGGGATACTACGCGCTCGTGGTCATGCCAGTCAGCGTCATTCTCGAGGCGCCGGGCACAAGTCCGATTGTTCCCGGCGGTGCAGCGGCGGGGATCAGCGTGTTCATCGCACTACTTGCACTGGGCCTCGTCGAGCCCCAGCGACAATGCTCAGCGGACCGCCCAATCGTCAACCGAGCCATCGCAGCTGTCGCGCTGGTGACTTTCGTGGGTTTGTCCGCGGGCGTTGCCGCCAACTTTGACTCGGGCTTCACTCAAGAATCGTTGTTGGTTGTCTGGGGCGTATTGGCCTGTGCATACATCGCTCGCGGATTTCGGCGCCGGGAGCCGGTGTGGCATCGGATGGGCTACGGGATTGCGCTCATCGCTGCGGCTCATCTGGTGCTGCAAACCGGGGTCACGATCGAGTTCGCGGTGCTGCGGTTCGTCGGTTTTCTCGTCTTGGTCGGTGCGTTGAGCCTGCACGCCCGCGAGGTGGTGACCGAGCGGCGAGCCGCCCGAGCAGAAGCCGTCATGGTTGCTGCGGCCAAGGAACGAGCGGCGAGCGAACACCGGCACGAAATGCGCAACGTGCTTGCCACTCTGGCGTGCGTGACCACAATGATGACGCCGCGCCCCGACGCTGCCGCGTTGGCGAATGACGGATCGATCAATGCCATGATCGATGACGAGTTGGCACGGCTTCGCAACCTGCTCGAAGGGATGGCGCCCAGCCGGGACAAGAGCACTGCCCGGGTGGACGCCGTCCTCTCTCGCTTGGTGACGCTGCGGCGCTATTCGGGCGCTCCCATCACGCTCGACGGCCCGTCCGGATTGGAAGTTGCCGTACCCGAGGCCGTCCTCACGCAGGTAGTGACGAACCTGCTGGAAAACTGTGCTCGCCACGCTCCGGGCGCGGCGATATACGTCGCCGCCTACTCCGAACCGGGCGGTTGCGTTGTCGAGGTCACGGATGCGGGCCCCGGGATCAACCCGACCGCGCCGACCTCGGGCGACGGGCTGGGGCTCTCGCTCTCGACCCGGATCATCGAGGCCGCCGGGGGTACGCTTCAGCTGGGCGCCGGAACCCGGTTCACGACCGGCACGACGGCATTGCTGCATGTGCCGTTGGCCGCCGCCCCGCCTCAAGAGCCCGCGGCCGTGGCGAGTGGGGGAGGGCGCTCGCTGTGA
- a CDS encoding MFS transporter codes for MAGALRSAARSSFARFWTAAALSSFGSAVTTVAMPVLVVQVLAATPVQVGVVNAAQFVPYALLGLLAGAYTDRWRRRPILVWASIGRAATLGVIPVLWLSGVLQIWMLVTTLLLFGGCSVFGFAATQSLLPRLVPRKGLVVANARLDQTDAAAQTLGPAIGGGLVGLLGAPVAILVDAVSYLADAVLNASIRIREPQPDSPARSLRTEIRDGLRWTYRHRTLGPLAASTHVWFLANGAAMTTLSLLILRSLGWSGFAFGALLAVFGLATLAGASVAPRIGEWLGPGPVIILTRCAYPVAWLIVAIAQHGALGTALMFIALAIQGLTAGVENSNEVGYWQTQTPDGLLGRVNATRRSVNRTIGALGALLAGLAVGLIGVRLTLIGVVIVFAVAALTAALSPLRQARHLS; via the coding sequence ATGGCAGGGGCTCTTCGTTCAGCTGCGCGCTCATCGTTTGCCCGTTTTTGGACGGCAGCCGCACTAAGCTCGTTCGGCTCGGCAGTCACGACCGTGGCGATGCCCGTGCTGGTGGTTCAGGTGCTCGCAGCGACACCAGTCCAGGTCGGTGTGGTCAACGCCGCACAATTCGTCCCCTATGCGCTGCTAGGGCTGCTAGCCGGGGCATACACTGATCGGTGGCGCCGCCGACCAATCCTGGTGTGGGCGAGCATCGGGCGTGCCGCGACACTTGGGGTAATCCCGGTCCTGTGGCTGAGCGGTGTGCTACAGATCTGGATGCTGGTCACCACCTTGTTGTTGTTCGGCGGTTGTTCCGTGTTCGGGTTCGCCGCCACACAGTCGCTGCTTCCACGGTTAGTGCCCCGGAAGGGGCTGGTCGTCGCGAACGCCAGGCTGGATCAGACCGACGCGGCCGCGCAGACGCTCGGGCCGGCCATTGGTGGCGGACTCGTCGGATTGTTGGGCGCACCGGTCGCAATCCTTGTCGACGCGGTCAGCTATCTCGCCGATGCCGTGTTGAACGCAAGCATCCGAATTCGTGAACCTCAGCCCGACTCGCCGGCTCGGAGCCTTCGCACGGAGATCCGTGACGGCCTACGCTGGACCTACCGTCACCGCACGTTGGGCCCGTTGGCTGCCTCGACGCACGTGTGGTTCCTGGCCAACGGGGCGGCAATGACCACCTTGTCGCTGCTGATACTGCGCTCTCTGGGGTGGTCCGGCTTCGCCTTCGGGGCGCTGCTGGCAGTCTTCGGCCTCGCCACCTTGGCCGGTGCGTCGGTCGCGCCCCGGATCGGTGAATGGCTTGGGCCTGGACCGGTTATTATTCTGACTCGGTGCGCCTATCCGGTGGCGTGGCTTATCGTCGCCATCGCCCAGCATGGCGCTCTCGGCACGGCCCTAATGTTCATAGCGCTGGCCATTCAAGGACTGACAGCCGGCGTGGAGAACTCTAACGAGGTGGGCTATTGGCAGACGCAGACGCCGGACGGACTGCTTGGCCGAGTCAACGCCACCCGACGCTCGGTCAACAGGACGATAGGCGCACTTGGAGCTCTGCTGGCCGGACTGGCCGTCGGACTCATCGGCGTTCGGCTCACGCTCATCGGCGTTGTCATCGTCTTCGCGGTCGCGGCATTGACCGCAGCACTATCCCCACTTCGACAAGCCCGCCACCTCAGCTGA
- a CDS encoding GNAT family N-acetyltransferase — translation MLRDGVTVEIASDLDQVQVLGLYRAVGWIAYTEQPDVLQAALAGSSRIVVAREGGALIGLARVISDGASIAYLQDVLVHPRHQRRGLGAALVRSALEPYAEVRQKVLLTDDQPAQQAFYEHLGYQEISKTASGSLRAFVRFDR, via the coding sequence TGAGATCGCGTCCGATCTCGACCAAGTGCAGGTTCTTGGGCTGTACCGTGCGGTCGGATGGATCGCCTACACCGAGCAGCCCGATGTCTTGCAGGCCGCCTTGGCTGGATCGTCACGCATTGTCGTCGCCCGAGAGGGAGGGGCCCTCATCGGGCTGGCACGGGTCATTTCAGACGGCGCCAGCATCGCCTACCTCCAAGACGTACTTGTCCATCCACGACATCAACGCCGTGGGCTCGGTGCCGCGCTGGTCCGTTCCGCGTTGGAGCCGTATGCCGAGGTGCGCCAGAAGGTCCTACTCACCGACGACCAACCGGCCCAGCAGGCCTTCTACGAACACCTCGGTTACCAAGAGATCAGCAAGACTGCCAGCGGGTCTCTGAGGGCGTTCGTCCGCTTCGATCGCTGA
- a CDS encoding LuxR family transcriptional regulator encodes MSTAETVLVIDDHELVAASLTFALAENGFDAQRIPVTDLETVCETALPYTPGVALLDLNLGVDVEGRSLDGVQLVTPLCAQGWSVLVVTGTDEIDKVAAAIAAGAANWMVKGADLAELLTLTAELSEGRGRLTEPERRAMFDHHREVVRIDGKDTARLSKLSLTENSVLAQLADGSSAAQIAEETFTSIHTVRAHIRSILTKLDVSSQGAATAISRRHPPPRNSISVRAWRQMRRAFK; translated from the coding sequence GTGAGTACCGCCGAGACCGTCCTCGTGATCGATGACCACGAGTTAGTCGCTGCGAGTCTGACCTTCGCGCTTGCCGAGAACGGGTTCGACGCGCAGCGGATACCGGTGACCGATTTGGAAACCGTGTGTGAAACAGCTTTGCCGTACACCCCGGGTGTGGCACTTCTCGATCTCAACCTGGGCGTCGACGTCGAGGGCAGGTCCTTGGACGGCGTGCAACTGGTGACTCCGCTCTGCGCCCAGGGGTGGTCGGTTCTCGTGGTCACCGGCACCGACGAAATCGACAAGGTCGCGGCCGCGATCGCGGCCGGTGCGGCGAACTGGATGGTCAAGGGAGCGGATCTTGCCGAGCTCCTCACCCTCACCGCCGAGCTCAGCGAAGGGCGCGGCCGGCTCACCGAGCCGGAGCGTCGAGCAATGTTCGACCATCACCGCGAAGTTGTGCGCATCGACGGGAAGGACACTGCGCGCTTAAGCAAACTTTCGTTGACCGAAAACAGCGTGCTCGCCCAACTCGCAGACGGATCGTCTGCGGCGCAGATCGCGGAGGAGACTTTCACCTCGATTCACACCGTACGAGCCCACATCCGCAGCATCCTGACCAAGCTTGACGTCAGCTCGCAGGGCGCGGCAACCGCCATTTCACGCCGTCATCCGCCGCCGCGCAACTCGATTTCCGTGCGGGCCTGGCGGCAGATGCGCCGAGCCTTCAAATAG
- a CDS encoding TasA family protein yields the protein MESTTKKKLGTAAGSVAAVGAAVCLTAGTFSYFTDTDTGPTQTIATGNIAVEHSFSDVFPNVKWKPGTTYTETYTLTNTGSVSGDLTVELDNAGGDPELINALQVKVGTNAPGTLAQVEGYGAYDAGTLAPGGSRTFTIKVTLPETNTNQNALEDLTASAKVVATLQTS from the coding sequence ATGGAATCCACGACGAAGAAGAAGCTCGGCACAGCGGCCGGCAGTGTGGCGGCGGTCGGTGCCGCCGTCTGTCTGACGGCGGGCACCTTCTCCTACTTCACCGATACCGACACGGGCCCGACGCAAACAATCGCTACGGGAAATATCGCTGTGGAACATAGCTTCAGCGACGTATTCCCGAACGTGAAGTGGAAGCCCGGCACCACGTACACGGAGACTTATACGTTGACGAACACTGGTTCTGTCAGTGGCGACCTCACTGTCGAGTTGGATAATGCCGGCGGTGACCCGGAGCTGATAAACGCACTTCAAGTAAAGGTCGGAACGAATGCTCCGGGGACGCTGGCACAGGTAGAAGGTTACGGTGCATACGACGCTGGCACGCTTGCTCCGGGTGGTTCAAGAACGTTCACCATTAAGGTGACGTTGCCCGAAACAAATACGAATCAGAACGCGCTCGAAGACTTGACGGCGTCAGCCAAGGTGGTAGCAACTCTCCAGACGTCGTAA
- a CDS encoding signal peptidase I: MGTSTNESVDSAESEVESCTKASPPTEPRAQSGLRRALGRIIALVSTIAVAAILALAVFLTLVPAVSGGHTLTVLSGSMVPRLPVGSVVVDRPVAPGSLDVGDIVTYQKTDQSTHAQVLITHRIVAKHNGKHGLVFTTKGDANRTADPEPVRASQIRGELWYDVPYIGIVRGFLLAPAGLLMIGSAVLLIAAIWFLARVSRSTRTAGGGSKP, from the coding sequence ATGGGAACGTCAACGAACGAATCTGTCGACAGCGCAGAATCCGAGGTCGAGAGCTGCACCAAAGCCTCACCGCCGACTGAGCCCCGAGCACAATCCGGGCTGCGACGCGCGCTGGGGCGAATAATCGCCCTTGTCTCAACCATCGCAGTAGCGGCAATCCTCGCTTTAGCGGTGTTCTTGACTCTCGTACCGGCGGTGTCGGGCGGTCACACTCTGACGGTGCTTTCCGGAAGTATGGTGCCGCGCCTACCGGTGGGATCGGTCGTCGTCGATCGTCCGGTAGCTCCTGGTTCGCTGGACGTCGGCGATATCGTCACATATCAAAAAACCGATCAGTCGACGCATGCCCAGGTACTCATTACCCACCGCATCGTTGCGAAACACAACGGTAAACACGGTCTCGTGTTCACCACGAAAGGCGACGCCAACCGAACAGCCGATCCAGAGCCCGTGCGCGCATCCCAAATTCGCGGCGAGCTCTGGTACGACGTGCCCTATATCGGCATCGTGCGAGGCTTTCTCCTTGCCCCAGCCGGCTTGCTCATGATCGGCAGCGCGGTTTTGCTGATCGCGGCAATCTGGTTCCTTGCTCGAGTCAGCCGCTCGACTCGGACGGCCGGTGGAGGCAGCAAACCGTGA